The Caretta caretta isolate rCarCar2 chromosome 10, rCarCar1.hap1, whole genome shotgun sequence genome has a window encoding:
- the LOC125644214 gene encoding gonadotropin-releasing hormone II receptor-like, whose product MPEERDLMTPPQSADVVDENLSASDCPEPWIEPTFTLAARVRVIVTICFFLIAACSNSVVLYSIMRKRRKSHVRLLILSLTVADLLVTFTVMPLDAVWNVTVQWYAGDLPCKLLNFLKLFAMYSAALVLVVISIDRHSAILHPFAFANSSRRNRLMLYVAWVMSLLLASPQLFLFHLHTAPGVNFTQCVTHGSFQEHWEEILYNMFTFTTLYVAPLSVMIVCYIRIIWEISKQLKINKGLARSKNNHISKARMKTLKMTIVIVASFIICWTPYYLLGLWYWFQPDMIQSMPEYINHSLFLFGLLHTCTDPIIYGLYTPSFREDMKACLRGIETVITGQERNKLMSSSEMNIKDYIINGGAASGASNGTIIHTVC is encoded by the exons ATGCCTGAAGAACGGGACCTTATGACTCCTCCTCAGTCAGCTGATGTCGTGGATGAAAACCTCTCTGCTTCCGACTGCCCCGAGCCCTGGATCGAACCTACTTTCACCCTAGCAGCCAGGGTCCGTGTGATTGTCACCATCTGCTTTTTCTTGATAGCAGCATGCAGCAACTCAGTTGTGTTATATAGCAtcatgaggaagagaaggaagtcCCATGTCCGGCTGCTGATACTGAGCTTAACAGTGGCAGATTTACTGGTGACCTTCACGGTCATGCCCCTGGATGCTGTGTGGAATGTGACAGTCCAGTGGTACGCCGGGGACCTGCCCTGTAAATTGCTGAACTTCCTCAAGCTCTTTGCCATGTACTCTGCAGCGCTGGTGCTTGTGGTTATCAGCATAGACCGGCACTCAGCCATCCTCCATCCCTTTGCCTTCGCTAATTCCAGTCGACGCAACAGACTCATGTTATATGTTGCTTGGGTCATGAGCCTTCTGCTGGCCTCGCCCCAG ctttttctttttcaccTGCACACTGCCCCGGGTGTCAATTTTACCCAGTGTGTGACACATGGAAGTTTCCAAGAGCACTGGGAAGAAATCCTCTACAACATGTTCACCTTCACCACCCTCTATGTCGCCCCACTGAGCGTCATGATTGTCTGCTACATCCGCATCATCTGGGAAATCAGCAAGCAACTGAAGATCAACAAGG GTCTAGCAAGAAGCAAAAACAACCACATCTCCAAGGCGCGAATGAAGACCCTGAAGATGACCATTGTGATAGTTGCCTCCTTCATTATCTGCTGGACCCCATATTACCTCCTGGGCCTGTGGTACTGGTTCCAGCCAGACATGATTCAAAGCATGCCGGAGTACATCAACCACAGTCTCTTTCTCTTTGGCTTGCTACACACGTGCACCGATCCTATCATTTACGGACTCTACACTCCTTCCTTCCGAGAGGATATGAAGGCGTGCCTTAGAGGAATAGAAACAGTAATTACAGGGCAGGAGAGAAACAAACTGATGTCCAGTTCTGAGATGAACATAAAGGACTACATTATAAATGGCGGAGCAGCTTCGGGCGCTTCCAACGGCACAATCATCCACACGGTCTGCTAA